In one Oryzias latipes chromosome 13, ASM223467v1 genomic region, the following are encoded:
- the LOC105355533 gene encoding uncharacterized protein LOC105355533 yields the protein MRRMQRPIWWFPLTCRLFLYSMIISLSSVETRHTDLSSLALRESGPLLRGLQSLNNLSEMLLSTDSDIVLPGCQTFDDIRQEIEDMKQHLEESEQIAVGELQHLDEETESLTAEQSSLEKQKKRREGELGDLRLQLLSHRSSLQSYNEALKTEKRNLRSAETTLYNMRKKRDEAETMRNVGVAMMFIPIVGLIPGAVMTIVGQNDLDSASDQVDRARSEVGRCESQITSYSNQVSRYEGLISQAQTDIQEANRRIHETGLKLQTLSVTRSTVADFQSKTRRAVHQLGLLCGVGSVAELQTRRLILLEPVLNVMEEMMAALGRMDRDDLLHSQKMESIMWDMRNNQRRLSKTSNQCTDNSHKDYC from the exons ATGAGGAGGATGCAGCGTCCCATTTGGTGGTTTCCTTTGACATGCAGATTGTTTCTGTATTCTATGATTATCAG TCTGAGCTCTGTGGAGACACGGCACACAGACCTGAGCAGCCTGGCTCTGAGGGAGTCAGGACCTCTGCTGAGAGGTCTCCAATCCCTCAACAACCTGTCAGAGATGCTCCTCAGTACGGACTCTGACATCGTTCTTCCTGGATGTCAGACATTTGATGACATCAGACAAGAGATCGAGGACATGAAGCAGCACCTGGAAGAGTCAGAGCAGATAGCTGTTGGAGAACTGCAGCACCTCGATGAGGAGACTgagagtctgactgcagagcaAAGTTCTTTagagaaacagaagaagaggagagaagGTGAACTAGGAGACttgagactccagctgctctctcACAGGTCTTCTTTGCAGAGTTACAATGAAGCTCTGAAGACTGAGAAACGCAACCTGCGGTCTGCAGAAACAACTCTGTACAAcatgagaaagaaaagagatgaAGCAGAGACAATGAGAAATGTTGGAGTTGCCATGATGTTCATTCCAATTGTGGGATTGATTCCTG GGGCAGTCATGACTATTGTTGGTCAGAATGATCTAGACTCAGCCTCTGATCAGGTAGACAGAGCTCGCAGTGAGGTAGGGAGGTGTGAATCTCAGATAACGTCCTACTCCAATCAAGTGTCCCGCTATGAGGGACTCATCTCTCAAGCTCAGACCGACATCCAAGAGGCCAACAGGAGGATTCATGAAACTGGGCTCAAACTGCAAACCTTGTCTGTGACGCGATCAACTGTTGCAGACTTTCAGAGTAAAACTAGAAGAGCTGTCCATCAACTGGGGCTGCTGTGTGGAGTGGGGAGTGTGGCAGAGCTGCAGACCCGCCGTCTGATCCTGCTGGAGCCTGTGTTGAACGTGATGGAGGAAATGATGGCAGCTCTGGGACGGATGGACAGAGACGACCTGCTGCACTCTCAGAAGATGGAAAGCATCATGTGGGACATGAGAAACAACCAAAGGAGGTTGAGCAAAACAAGCAATCAGTGCACAGATAATTCACATAAAGATTATTGCTGA